Proteins found in one Salinimonas lutimaris genomic segment:
- the accA gene encoding acetyl-CoA carboxylase carboxyl transferase subunit alpha, whose translation MSIQFLEFEQPIAELEAKIEELRLVNQGGEFDVSIEEEINRLQAKSVELTKKIFSDLGAWQISQLARHPNRPYTKDYVGRIFTEFDELAGDRAFADDKAILGGLAMLDDQPIMLIGHQKGRDTHEKVKRNFGMPKPEGYRKALRLMKMAERFNLPIVTLIDTPGAYPGVGAEERGQSEAIARNLMEMAELRVPIICTVIGEGGSGGALAIGVGDRVNMLQYATYSVISPEGCASILWKSAEKAPQAAEAMGVSATQIKELGLINAIVDEPLGGAHRDHDGMAANLKATLKQQLSQLQELDPETLMKERYERLMSFGYC comes from the coding sequence ATGAGTATACAGTTTTTGGAATTTGAACAACCGATAGCTGAACTAGAAGCAAAAATCGAAGAGCTGCGGTTGGTCAATCAGGGTGGTGAATTTGATGTCAGCATCGAAGAAGAGATTAATCGTCTGCAGGCGAAAAGCGTCGAGCTGACCAAGAAAATCTTTTCTGATTTAGGTGCATGGCAGATTTCTCAGCTAGCCCGCCATCCAAATCGTCCTTATACCAAGGACTATGTGGGTCGCATCTTTACTGAATTTGATGAGCTGGCCGGTGACCGGGCATTTGCCGATGATAAAGCCATCTTGGGTGGCCTGGCGATGCTGGATGACCAGCCCATTATGCTGATTGGTCATCAAAAAGGTCGCGACACCCATGAAAAGGTCAAGCGTAACTTTGGTATGCCAAAGCCGGAAGGCTATCGCAAGGCGTTACGCCTGATGAAGATGGCAGAACGTTTCAATCTGCCCATCGTGACGCTTATTGATACACCGGGAGCCTATCCGGGCGTGGGAGCCGAAGAACGTGGCCAGAGTGAAGCCATTGCCCGTAACCTGATGGAAATGGCCGAATTGCGTGTCCCCATCATCTGTACGGTCATTGGTGAAGGTGGTTCGGGCGGCGCCCTGGCGATTGGTGTGGGCGACCGGGTGAATATGCTGCAGTACGCTACGTACTCTGTTATTTCACCAGAAGGCTGTGCCTCTATTTTGTGGAAGAGTGCTGAAAAAGCGCCGCAGGCAGCTGAAGCCATGGGAGTCAGTGCCACACAGATTAAAGAGCTTGGCCTGATTAACGCGATCGTTGACGAGCCGCTAGGGGGGGCACACCGTGATCACGACGGAATGGCTGCTAACCTGAAAGCGACGCTCAAACAGCAGCTTAGCCAATTGCAGGAGCTGGATCCTGAGACTTTAATGAAAGAGCGCTACGAGCGCCTGATGTCATTCGGTTATTGCTAA
- the lpxA gene encoding acyl-ACP--UDP-N-acetylglucosamine O-acyltransferase, translated as MIHSTAVISSSAKIGENVKIGPFCVVDDNVELGDGCVLESHVVIRGPSKIGKNNRFFQFCSIGEDCQDKKYAGEPTELIIGDNNVFREGSSVHRGTVQDNSITIVGSNNLFMINAHVAHDCILGDNIVLANNVSLAGHVTLGSHVIFGGGAAIHQFGKVGDHAFVGAGAIVLRDVPPYVMVNGQKNVPAGINSEGLKRRGFSSDAVMAIKRAYRAIYRANNTIDEAIEALQDSQAQYPEVAVMVEFLKSAERGIIR; from the coding sequence GTGATCCATTCTACTGCGGTAATCTCAAGCAGTGCCAAAATCGGCGAAAACGTTAAAATTGGCCCATTTTGTGTGGTTGATGACAATGTTGAGCTCGGTGATGGCTGCGTGCTGGAGAGCCATGTTGTTATTCGTGGCCCGTCGAAAATTGGTAAGAACAACCGCTTTTTTCAGTTTTGTTCAATCGGTGAAGATTGTCAGGATAAAAAATATGCCGGCGAGCCGACTGAGCTAATCATAGGCGACAATAACGTATTTCGTGAAGGCAGTTCTGTTCATCGCGGAACGGTGCAGGACAACAGTATTACCATTGTTGGCTCAAACAACCTGTTTATGATTAACGCTCACGTAGCGCATGATTGTATTCTGGGCGATAACATCGTCCTGGCTAACAATGTATCGCTGGCCGGCCATGTTACGCTGGGTAGCCATGTTATCTTTGGTGGTGGTGCGGCTATTCACCAGTTTGGCAAAGTGGGTGATCATGCGTTTGTCGGTGCCGGTGCTATTGTACTACGCGATGTGCCGCCGTATGTGATGGTTAACGGCCAGAAAAACGTACCAGCCGGAATTAACTCTGAAGGTCTCAAACGTCGTGGATTCAGCTCTGATGCGGTCATGGCTATTAAGCGTGCGTACCGGGCTATTTATCGGGCTAATAACACGATAGATGAAGCCATTGAAGCACTGCAGGACAGTCAGGCGCAATACCCTGAAGTTGCGGTCATGGTTGAGTTCCTTAAGTCAGCTGAGCGCGGTATTATTCGCTAA
- the tilS gene encoding tRNA lysidine(34) synthetase TilS: MTELLTGLPAPQAEPGTPLIVAYSGGIDSTVLLHALSSLPEPYDHTPIHAVHIHHGLSRHADEWQAHCKAQAESLGCTFHSRNIQVTSQRRKSIEATARNGRYRVLLDYAQQVGGILVLGQHQDDQLETFLLQAKRGAGPKGLGSMQAISWREGIAIVRPMLQLSRLDLEQTIAQRNISFVTDESNSDTRFDRNYIRNEVTPLLKQRWPQIATTVSRSAALCAEQTALLEEVLDSRLSQLVDKDHALDCTGLMYFSIAWQKHLIRRWLETGNADMPSAAQMAELLAMPTLRQDAQPVLVLGEHSVRLHNSWLKLVRDLPPPPSKGTLVPADIQTRLPWWETAFQVSRPVVAVGHMPSIRIRLQHTPFSKKLKDWFKMWKVPAWERANVPVLMLADKPVAIILKDEVIYLADRPADLQIMVQE; the protein is encoded by the coding sequence TTGACCGAACTTCTGACCGGCCTGCCTGCCCCTCAGGCAGAGCCTGGTACTCCCTTAATTGTTGCCTATAGTGGCGGCATTGATTCAACGGTGCTACTTCACGCCTTATCTTCCTTACCCGAACCCTACGATCACACCCCGATCCATGCGGTACATATCCATCACGGGCTGAGCCGGCATGCCGATGAATGGCAGGCGCACTGTAAAGCACAGGCAGAATCATTAGGGTGTACCTTTCACTCCCGCAATATTCAGGTCACCTCGCAGCGTCGAAAAAGTATTGAAGCAACAGCCCGTAACGGTCGTTACCGGGTATTACTGGACTATGCGCAGCAGGTAGGTGGCATACTGGTATTGGGTCAGCATCAGGATGACCAGCTTGAAACCTTTTTGCTGCAGGCAAAACGTGGCGCAGGTCCTAAAGGTCTGGGCAGTATGCAGGCAATAAGCTGGCGCGAGGGTATAGCTATAGTCCGGCCTATGCTGCAACTCTCCAGATTGGATCTTGAGCAAACCATCGCGCAGCGCAATATATCCTTTGTGACGGATGAGTCCAACTCTGATACCCGCTTTGATCGAAACTATATTCGCAATGAGGTGACGCCACTGCTCAAACAGCGCTGGCCACAAATTGCGACAACGGTATCGCGCAGTGCCGCATTGTGCGCCGAACAAACCGCGTTACTTGAAGAAGTGCTGGATAGCCGCCTGAGCCAGTTGGTTGATAAGGACCATGCGCTGGATTGTACTGGGTTAATGTACTTTTCAATTGCCTGGCAAAAGCACCTGATACGTCGCTGGCTGGAGACCGGCAATGCCGATATGCCCAGTGCTGCGCAGATGGCTGAGTTACTGGCTATGCCGACCCTGCGTCAGGATGCTCAGCCGGTGCTGGTATTGGGCGAGCATAGTGTGCGCCTGCATAACAGTTGGCTCAAACTGGTACGGGACTTACCCCCGCCACCATCAAAAGGCACCCTGGTACCTGCAGACATTCAGACCCGGTTACCCTGGTGGGAGACCGCATTTCAGGTGTCCCGCCCGGTGGTGGCGGTGGGTCACATGCCCTCCATTCGCATCCGCCTGCAACACACGCCATTTTCCAAAAAACTGAAAGACTGGTTTAAAATGTGGAAGGTACCTGCCTGGGAGCGGGCCAATGTGCCGGTATTGATGCTGGCTGACAAACCCGTTGCGATTATACTAAAGGATGAAGTCATTTATTTGGCGGATCGTCCAGCTGATCTGCAGATCATGGTACAGGAATAG
- the lpxB gene encoding lipid-A-disaccharide synthase, with amino-acid sequence MSAGPLRIGVVAGEPSGDVLAAGMIAELKKQYPDAIIEGIGGDNMIAAGCHSLYDMETLSVMGLVEVLSHLPAILKVKNGLIKHFEQYPPDIFIGVDAPDFNLRVEKALRKKGIKTVHYVSPTVWAWRENRIHGIKKAADCVLGLFPFEQDVYDKHNVAYRFVGHTLADAIPMVPDQWAARQALDINAQDTLLAVLPGSRNGEVSVLLPIFVDTIRHILSSKPACRFVIPAANSYRYDYIEQYLREYAEDLLNNKQIILTQGNARQAMIASDAILLASGTATLEAMLCKRPMVAAYKISAMTYRIMQRLYKAPFFTLPNLLARRQIIPELLQDEVNPVTLSEHLLSFLEQDNSALIDTFCELHETLRQDADQQSARAVLDLINA; translated from the coding sequence ATGAGCGCAGGACCGTTACGCATCGGTGTGGTTGCCGGTGAGCCGTCAGGTGATGTGCTTGCCGCAGGTATGATCGCAGAACTCAAAAAACAATACCCTGATGCCATCATAGAGGGCATTGGGGGCGATAATATGATTGCTGCCGGCTGCCACTCTTTATACGACATGGAAACCCTGTCAGTAATGGGCTTGGTGGAAGTGCTGTCTCACCTGCCTGCCATTCTCAAAGTGAAAAACGGCCTGATCAAACATTTTGAGCAATACCCGCCAGATATCTTTATTGGTGTGGATGCCCCGGATTTTAATCTGCGGGTCGAAAAAGCGCTCAGAAAGAAAGGCATCAAAACCGTTCATTATGTCAGCCCCACAGTCTGGGCATGGCGGGAAAACCGCATTCATGGCATAAAAAAAGCAGCTGACTGTGTGCTGGGTCTGTTCCCGTTTGAGCAGGATGTTTACGACAAACACAACGTCGCTTACCGGTTTGTTGGTCATACTCTGGCTGATGCTATACCGATGGTACCTGACCAGTGGGCTGCTCGTCAGGCCCTGGATATCAATGCCCAGGATACTTTGCTGGCGGTATTGCCCGGCTCACGTAATGGCGAAGTCAGCGTACTGTTGCCTATTTTTGTCGATACCATTCGGCATATTTTAAGCAGCAAGCCAGCCTGTCGTTTCGTTATTCCCGCGGCCAACAGTTATCGCTATGACTATATTGAGCAGTATCTGCGCGAGTACGCCGAAGATCTGCTCAACAACAAACAAATTATCCTGACTCAGGGCAACGCCCGCCAGGCCATGATTGCCTCAGATGCGATCTTGCTGGCTTCAGGTACAGCAACGCTCGAAGCGATGCTGTGTAAGCGCCCGATGGTGGCAGCTTATAAAATATCCGCGATGACTTACCGGATAATGCAGCGTTTGTACAAAGCGCCGTTTTTTACACTACCCAATTTGCTGGCCCGTCGGCAGATTATTCCTGAATTGTTACAGGACGAAGTAAATCCGGTCACCTTAAGTGAGCATTTACTGTCGTTTCTTGAGCAGGACAACTCAGCACTTATCGATACATTCTGCGAATTGCATGAGACTTTACGTCAGGATGCCGACCAACAATCAGCCAGAGCAGTACTGGATTTAATTAATGCATAA
- the dnaE gene encoding DNA polymerase III subunit alpha, translated as MTSPFIHLRVHSDFSMMDGLNKVKPILGKVSELNMPAVALTDQMNMCGLVKFYSECHNRGIKPIIGTDFWVTNDVFKEEPFRLTLLAMNNEGYKNITELISKAYLRGHVAHRAAIEQSWLVEHAAGIIVMSGGRQGDLGVALAKNNQQLLDETLAFYQTHFADRFYLELVRTGRAGEEDYLHMAVELADQHDLPLVATNEVVFVDQEGFDAHEIRVSIHDGYTLDDVRRPKKYSEQQYLRSAEEMVELFSDIPEAIENTVEIAKRCNVTVRLGEYFLPQFPTGGMTTEDFLVKRSQEGLEERLEFLFPDEAVRAEKRPDYDARLERELGVINQMGFPGYFLIVMEFIQWSKDNEIPVGPGRGSGAGSLVAYALKITDLDPLEFDLLFERFLNPERVSMPDFDVDFCMDRRDEVIDHVAELYGRQAVSQIITFGTMAAKAVVRDVGRVLGHPYGFVDRISKLIPPDPGMTLDKAFDAEPRLPELYRDDEEVKDLIDMARILEGVTRNAGKHAGGVVIAPTTITDFAPLYCDDEGKFPVTQFDKNDVETAGLVKFDFLGLRTLTIIQWAIDMIAETRGKKIDITAIPLEDPKSFRSLQNAETTAVFQLESRGMKELIKRLRPDCFEDIIALVALFRPGPLQSGMVDNFIDRKHGREEISFPDAEYQHECLEPILEPTYGIILYQEQVMQIAQEMAGYSLGGADLLRRAMGKKKPEEMAKQRAVFQDGSKENNIDPDLAMKIFDLVEKFAGYGFNKSHSAAYALVSYQTLWLKVHFPAEFMAAVMSADMDNTDKIVTLVDECQRMGLEIMPPDLNTGRHKFTVDEKGRIVYGIGAIKGVGEGPIEAIIEAREKQGKFTDLFDFCAKVDLKRINKRVLEKLVLAGALDNLGPHRAALMASLPEAIAAADQYAKAESFGQSDMFGLLNTEPEEVKQAFAEVPEWPEKVWLEGEKDTLGLYLTGHPINQYAAEIRHYADGRLVDLRPTGKEQTATAVGLVLSVRVMTNKRGRRWAIVTLDDKSARMDVRFFPDMYEQFESVLESDRILLVRGQVSFDDFSGGNTITARDVMDIVQARERNARALSLKIDSQQWQPEKVAALQAVLQPYSGGSCPVELHVLHQDAEAVLACGAQWYITPEDQLLYELKQCLGEQAVSLCYH; from the coding sequence ATGACATCGCCATTTATTCATCTTCGCGTTCACAGTGACTTTTCCATGATGGATGGCCTGAACAAGGTCAAGCCAATTCTGGGGAAAGTCAGCGAACTGAATATGCCCGCCGTGGCGCTAACCGACCAGATGAATATGTGTGGTCTGGTAAAGTTTTATTCAGAATGCCACAACCGTGGGATCAAACCGATCATCGGTACCGATTTCTGGGTAACCAATGATGTTTTTAAAGAAGAGCCGTTTCGCCTGACATTACTGGCGATGAATAATGAAGGCTATAAAAACATCACCGAACTGATTTCCAAAGCCTATCTGCGTGGCCATGTGGCGCACCGGGCGGCCATAGAGCAAAGCTGGCTGGTAGAACATGCCGCCGGCATTATTGTTATGTCGGGCGGCCGGCAGGGCGATCTGGGCGTAGCCCTGGCAAAAAACAATCAACAGCTGCTGGATGAAACTCTGGCCTTTTACCAGACCCACTTTGCTGACCGGTTTTATCTGGAGCTGGTGCGCACTGGCCGGGCTGGTGAAGAAGACTATCTGCATATGGCGGTGGAGCTTGCCGACCAGCACGACTTACCGCTGGTCGCGACCAACGAAGTGGTCTTTGTTGATCAGGAAGGTTTTGATGCTCATGAGATCCGGGTTTCTATTCATGACGGCTACACCCTTGATGATGTGCGCCGGCCTAAAAAATATAGTGAGCAGCAGTATCTGCGTTCAGCCGAAGAAATGGTTGAGCTGTTCAGTGATATCCCTGAGGCCATTGAAAACACCGTAGAGATTGCCAAACGCTGTAATGTAACCGTGCGTTTGGGCGAATACTTCCTGCCACAGTTTCCGACCGGCGGTATGACGACCGAAGACTTTCTGGTCAAGCGCTCACAGGAAGGCCTGGAAGAGCGACTGGAATTTTTATTTCCGGATGAGGCGGTGCGCGCTGAGAAGCGTCCGGATTACGACGCCCGGCTGGAGCGGGAACTTGGGGTTATCAACCAGATGGGATTCCCCGGTTACTTCCTGATCGTAATGGAATTTATTCAGTGGAGTAAGGATAACGAGATTCCGGTCGGACCGGGGCGGGGCTCTGGTGCCGGCTCGCTGGTGGCTTATGCGCTGAAAATTACCGATCTTGACCCATTGGAATTTGATCTGCTGTTCGAGCGATTTCTGAATCCTGAGCGGGTATCGATGCCCGATTTCGACGTCGACTTTTGTATGGATCGCCGTGATGAGGTTATCGACCACGTGGCAGAGCTGTATGGTCGTCAGGCGGTATCCCAGATCATTACCTTTGGTACGATGGCGGCCAAAGCCGTGGTGCGTGATGTTGGCCGGGTACTGGGTCATCCGTACGGGTTTGTGGATCGAATATCTAAATTGATTCCGCCGGATCCGGGTATGACTCTGGATAAAGCCTTCGATGCTGAGCCCCGGCTGCCGGAGCTTTACCGGGATGACGAAGAAGTCAAAGATCTTATCGATATGGCGCGGATACTGGAAGGGGTAACCCGTAACGCCGGTAAACACGCTGGGGGGGTGGTTATAGCCCCCACCACGATTACCGATTTTGCGCCTTTGTATTGTGACGATGAAGGTAAATTCCCGGTTACCCAGTTTGATAAAAATGATGTGGAAACCGCCGGTCTGGTGAAGTTTGATTTCCTAGGGCTGCGTACACTGACCATTATTCAGTGGGCGATCGACATGATCGCCGAAACCCGCGGCAAGAAAATCGATATTACGGCGATTCCGCTCGAAGACCCCAAAAGCTTCCGCTCTTTGCAAAATGCTGAAACCACCGCGGTATTCCAGCTTGAATCCCGGGGTATGAAGGAGCTGATCAAGCGCCTGCGCCCGGACTGTTTTGAAGATATTATCGCACTGGTGGCGCTGTTTCGTCCGGGTCCGTTGCAGTCAGGCATGGTTGATAACTTTATTGACCGTAAGCACGGCCGGGAAGAAATCTCATTTCCTGATGCTGAGTATCAGCATGAATGCCTGGAGCCCATACTGGAGCCCACCTACGGCATTATCCTATATCAGGAACAGGTTATGCAGATTGCCCAGGAAATGGCGGGCTATTCGCTCGGTGGCGCTGACTTGCTGCGTCGTGCCATGGGTAAGAAAAAGCCCGAGGAGATGGCTAAACAGCGAGCTGTTTTCCAGGACGGTTCCAAAGAGAACAACATCGACCCGGATTTGGCGATGAAAATCTTCGACCTGGTAGAAAAGTTTGCCGGCTACGGATTTAACAAATCTCACTCAGCAGCCTATGCGCTGGTGTCGTATCAGACCTTATGGCTGAAGGTCCATTTTCCGGCTGAATTCATGGCTGCGGTAATGTCAGCGGATATGGATAACACCGACAAAATTGTTACCCTGGTTGATGAATGTCAGCGGATGGGGCTGGAAATCATGCCGCCGGATCTGAACACCGGTCGCCATAAGTTTACGGTCGATGAAAAAGGCCGGATTGTTTATGGTATTGGTGCGATTAAGGGCGTGGGTGAAGGTCCGATTGAAGCGATTATCGAAGCTCGTGAAAAACAGGGCAAATTTACTGATTTGTTTGATTTTTGTGCTAAGGTAGACCTCAAACGCATTAACAAGCGGGTACTGGAAAAACTGGTACTGGCCGGCGCTCTGGATAATCTGGGACCGCACCGCGCCGCCTTGATGGCATCATTGCCTGAAGCAATTGCTGCTGCTGACCAGTATGCCAAGGCAGAATCTTTTGGTCAGTCGGATATGTTCGGGCTGTTAAATACTGAGCCTGAAGAAGTAAAACAAGCCTTTGCTGAAGTTCCTGAATGGCCTGAGAAAGTCTGGCTGGAAGGGGAAAAAGATACGCTGGGCTTATACTTAACCGGTCACCCGATTAACCAGTATGCCGCTGAAATCCGTCATTATGCCGATGGCCGTCTGGTGGATCTGAGACCCACAGGTAAAGAACAGACGGCTACCGCTGTCGGGCTGGTCCTGTCGGTGCGGGTGATGACTAATAAACGAGGCCGACGCTGGGCGATTGTGACCCTGGATGATAAAAGTGCACGTATGGATGTCAGGTTCTTTCCTGATATGTACGAGCAGTTTGAAAGTGTGCTGGAGTCTGATCGTATTCTGCTGGTCAGGGGACAGGTCAGCTTTGATGATTTCTCGGGGGGCAATACAATCACCGCCCGTGATGTAATGGACATTGTGCAGGCGCGTGAACGTAACGCCCGGGCGTTGTCTTTAAAAATAGATTCGCAGCAGTGGCAACCTGAAAAGGTCGCGGCGCTGCAGGCCGTATTGCAGCCTTATAGTGGCGGCAGCTGTCCGGTTGAACTACATGTACTGCATCAGGACGCAGAAGCCGTGCTGGCCTGCGGTGCACAGTGGTATATTACGCCTGAAGATCAGTTGTTGTACGAGTTAAAGCAATGCCTGGGGGAACAAGCGGTTTCCCTTTGTTATCATTAG
- a CDS encoding OmpH family outer membrane protein translates to MKQLAKHIVATAMLGSALVSASAMAEQKIGVVDVQSVFQAMPQAAEISNNIQMEFKDQIDEVNQLQKDGQFYAERLQRDAATMSDKEKNELQQKIQGVREQLAEKGQPLQQNIQRRSNEERNKLLGLIKQAIDNVAKKEGYDLVLSGNAVSYSKEQFDISEQVLSQVQKAN, encoded by the coding sequence TTGAAACAGTTGGCAAAACATATCGTTGCAACCGCGATGCTGGGTAGTGCGCTGGTAAGTGCCTCAGCTATGGCTGAGCAGAAAATCGGCGTTGTAGATGTACAGAGCGTGTTTCAGGCTATGCCACAAGCCGCTGAAATCTCCAATAACATCCAGATGGAATTTAAAGACCAGATTGACGAAGTGAATCAGCTTCAAAAAGATGGTCAGTTCTATGCTGAGCGCCTGCAGCGTGATGCAGCGACCATGAGCGACAAGGAAAAGAATGAGCTGCAGCAAAAAATTCAGGGTGTACGTGAGCAACTGGCGGAAAAAGGCCAGCCACTGCAACAGAACATTCAGCGTCGTAGCAATGAAGAGCGCAATAAACTGCTGGGTTTGATCAAGCAGGCAATCGACAATGTTGCGAAAAAAGAAGGCTACGATCTGGTACTGAGCGGCAATGCTGTTTCTTATTCAAAAGAGCAGTTTGATATCTCAGAACAGGTATTAAGCCAGGTGCAAAAAGCGAACTGA
- the rnhB gene encoding ribonuclease HII produces MHKLIAGVDEVGRGPLVGDVVTAAVILDPTKPIEGLTDSKKLSAKKREAFVAQIKAQALSWSIGRATPEEIDQLNILHATMLAMKRAVEGLSVQPDFVYVDGNRLPDWPYAAEAIVKGDSLHAQISAASILAKVERDNDMIALDKEFPQYGFAGHKGYPTKAHFAALAEHGVLPCYRKSFKPVQALLNTDIK; encoded by the coding sequence ATGCATAAACTCATCGCCGGCGTCGATGAAGTAGGGCGCGGACCACTGGTAGGTGATGTCGTGACTGCTGCTGTCATTCTTGACCCGACCAAACCGATTGAAGGACTGACCGATTCTAAGAAGCTCAGTGCCAAAAAACGCGAAGCCTTTGTCGCTCAAATCAAAGCTCAGGCGCTCAGCTGGTCTATCGGCCGGGCCACCCCGGAAGAGATTGATCAGCTTAATATTCTGCATGCCACCATGCTGGCAATGAAGCGCGCGGTAGAAGGCTTATCTGTACAGCCCGATTTTGTCTATGTGGACGGCAACCGGTTACCAGACTGGCCCTATGCCGCAGAAGCGATAGTCAAAGGCGATAGCCTGCATGCACAGATCTCAGCTGCCTCGATTCTGGCTAAAGTTGAGCGCGACAATGATATGATTGCGCTGGATAAAGAATTCCCTCAGTATGGGTTTGCCGGCCATAAAGGTTACCCGACCAAAGCGCATTTTGCAGCGCTGGCTGAGCACGGCGTGCTGCCGTGCTACCGAAAAAGTTTTAAGCCGGTCCAGGCTTTACTGAATACCGACATTAAATAA
- the fabZ gene encoding 3-hydroxyacyl-ACP dehydratase FabZ, with the protein MANSLNSIDIQEILELLPHRYPFLLIDRVTDYTIGESVKAYKNITINEPCFMGHFPGRPIFPGVLILESMAQAAGVLGFKTMGKSDKLYLYAGIDNARFKRPVVPGDKLEFDVKLVKERRGIWKFKGTASVDGEEACSAEFMCAIREIV; encoded by the coding sequence TTGGCCAACTCACTCAATTCAATCGACATCCAGGAAATTCTGGAACTGTTACCACATCGTTATCCTTTCCTGTTAATTGATCGGGTCACAGATTACACCATCGGCGAATCTGTTAAAGCGTATAAAAATATTACGATCAATGAGCCTTGCTTCATGGGCCATTTCCCGGGACGTCCGATTTTTCCTGGTGTACTGATTTTAGAATCAATGGCACAGGCGGCCGGTGTTCTGGGTTTCAAAACAATGGGTAAAAGCGATAAACTGTATCTGTATGCAGGGATTGATAATGCGCGCTTCAAACGTCCGGTTGTACCAGGCGACAAGCTGGAGTTTGATGTAAAACTGGTCAAAGAGCGCCGGGGAATCTGGAAGTTTAAGGGTACTGCAAGCGTTGATGGTGAAGAAGCCTGTAGTGCAGAATTCATGTGTGCAATCAGAGAGATAGTCTAA